The Setaria viridis chromosome 2, Setaria_viridis_v4.0, whole genome shotgun sequence DNA window ATCCCCCGGACCGTCACCAACGACGAGCTCCGCGACATGTTCGCCGCGCACGGCACCGTCGAGCGGGCCGAGGTAACGCAACAAGTTCCTTCTGCAGTGCCTTATCCCATTCCAAGATTGGACCTGTCTCATCTCCTGgtctttcttgtttcttgtCTTTCACACCCAATTTTTGGTAGAACTATTTTTCTTGTCTTTCACACCCTATTTTTCCCCTGAAGAAATTCATTCTAATTTACTTCTTGCTCCAATATCGCTCTGGTTCTCGGAAAAGTAATCTGTGTGTGTTTTGGTGGCTTGTACTGGTGCTGTCGAATTGTTTCATCAAATAATAGACAGGGTTATATGGTCCGATAATTTGAATCGCCGAATTAATTGCAATGCCCAATTGTTTCGTGCAGGTTATGTATGACAAGTACACCAATCGGAGCCGGCGGTTTGGATTTGTCACGATGAGCACCGTGGAGGAGGCCAATGCTGCAATTGAGGCTCTCAATGAGACTGTAAGCATCAAATGTTACCGTCCTTCATCTGAAACTCTGCCCCAGGGTATATTTATGAACTTTGGTATGActcatttcttcttcttgtacCAGGAGGTTGGTGGTAGAAAAATTAAAGTGAACGTCACAGAGAGCTTCTTACCGAACATTGATCGATCAGCACCAGAACCGGAGCCTGTATTTGTGGATAGTCAGTACAAGGTTTATGTTGGTAATCTTGCGAAGACTGTGACAACGGAAGTTCTTAAAAATTTCTTCGCTGAAAAGGGGCAGATACTCAGTGCCACGGTTTCCCACATTCCTGGGACTTCAAAATCCAAGGGATACGGCTTCGTCACCTTCTCTTCCGAGGAAGAAGTTGAAGCTGCTGTTGCTACTTTCAATAACGCGGTAAGCTTCTCTtgcatattttatacatttctgCTTTTTGTTTGCTAGTCCTAACACATAAAATATTCCCTATTTGCCAAACAAAAGCAAAATGCTGTGTTGCAATCCGTATGTTATCTTCTCGGTGAAAGATAGATGGAATTAACTTTCTTAGTGTTTATGTGTACAGATGAGTTAGAGACTAGAGTTACATGATGTTAAGTAGTGCCATATTGTTCGATCATGTCTTGCTGAAAGAACCTTATTTATCTATATTGATATCCTGGTCCATTCTTTTACCTTAGTATTTCATCACATGAGTTAAGACCATTAACTACTAGATTTGCTATTCAAAAGATTTCTGATGCCTTAAAAATTGGCATGGCTTTTGATATCAAACCTTACACGAGCATGTGGCTGATGTCTTATTGCTGTACAATTAAATGTGGTTTCAGGAATTGGAAGGACAACCCATTCGTGTGAATAGAGCTTAGATTAGCAGAAATTTGCATGACCATTGAAGGTGGGGGGCATGTCTCGGTGAATACATGTAGAATGAGAGATACTTGGAGGCTAGATTTTGATAAAAAAGTGTTCAAGACCTTCAATGTAATTTCAATCCATCAAACAGTTTTCGTATGATAACAGTACATGTGAAGAGTTTTTCTTGTCAAAGTCATTGTTCATATGATTGCATTTGGACCTTTTATTTTTACATCGCTTCTATTTAGTTACACAATGCAGCGCAATTTTTTGTTATATACCATCTTTATGAACTTGAATTATATCCATCTTATACATTCCATCAATATTGTTTTGTTGGTTCAATCCCTGACTTTCTGTAAGATTTCCTAGCGAGATGTGTTCAATAGTATTGCCTTTGTTCTTTGTGTTTTGGATATTCAAAATTCGTTTGTTGAACACTATTTGGTTCAATGGGACCATGGCTCAGCCTTGTGCTCCAGCAGTCGAGTCATCCAAATGTGACTGCTCAACCAAACTGTATTTGTGTTCTTAAAGttattttgaagaaaaataagAAGTGAAAATTCTTATGCAGCATGTTGTATTTCTTCTTTCATGCTGcagtaaaaaaattatttatgtTTAGTTCTTATCTCCCTTTAGTCAGTTGGTACCTCAAGATTTCTGAATCATCAGAAACCAAAGAATTGAGATATCTGCAACATAACATGACCTAGACTTGGTTTTATTCACTGAATGAAGCCATGGAGGACAATGGAACAAACTGGACTAGCATTTGTGTTGAGATAGAAAAAACATATTGGGAAAGTAAGAAGAGAAAAATCATGAACCGCAAGGTTCTTCCTCAGAATTCATGGTGTTTCTGGTTTGTATCGCAATGGAACAACCATCTCATCAAGTGCAAGATCAGAAGAGAACAAAGAATTTGCATTCAGGCTCACAATCACTTCATCTGCAA harbors:
- the LOC117844579 gene encoding small ribosomal subunit protein cS22: MATAISSLITPPALHLRCRSPASASVSVSAPARLSFRAAAAPQAWRRGLALRVAASSAVLEAPAEVAARKLYVGNIPRTVTNDELRDMFAAHGTVERAEVMYDKYTNRSRRFGFVTMSTVEEANAAIEALNETEVGGRKIKVNVTESFLPNIDRSAPEPEPVFVDSQYKVYVGNLAKTVTTEVLKNFFAEKGQILSATVSHIPGTSKSKGYGFVTFSSEEEVEAAVATFNNAELEGQPIRVNRA